CTTTTTCGGAAACAATTTGAAATGCCTCATCCCCGGATGGTACAACAGCTATCACATGAAAACCGAAAGATTCGATTTTCTGTTTGATATTGAGTCCGAGGAAGGGTTCATCCTCGACGATGAGGATGTTCTTTTTCGTCATATATGCTTTATTTTATAGGGGGGGGTCTGTTAAAAAGTAAAAATACTCTATGGCAGATAAAAGTAGCAAACAACCCGAAAATGTCCCAGGAAAATACTATGTCGACCAGACTTGCGTTCCCTGTAACGACTGCATTAAGGAAGCCCCTAGTTTGATGCAGTACAATGCTGACGAAAGCCATATTTTCTTCAAAAAACAGCCGACTACACCCGCTGAAGAAAAACAGGCAAAAGCGGCAATGGCGATGTGCCCCGTCGATGCGATTGGTGACGATGGAGAATAATTAAGTATTATAGAATATCCTAATATTCTTTGCTACAACATCTGGTTTTTCCAAATGAATTGCATGTCTAACTTTTGGAATCCATACCAATTTACTTTTTTTAATATAGGAATTTATTTTTTTCATCATAAACGGTGGAGTAATTTCGTCTTCAGCACCTGCTAAAATCAAAGTTGGAATTTTGATTCCTTTCATTTTTGAGTCAAAAAAAATCTCATCTTCCCTACGTAATGTATTTTCTTGTAAATATTCATTTGGTTTTTCATTCCAAATTGTAACAAGCGTATGGCGAAATAAATATCCTGGTTCTGGAAATTCTTCTCCATATAAATACCTTAACAATAAAATAACCTGCTTTTCCGTCTTTGGGAAAAGGATTTTTCGCATCCTCTCGCGTTCAGGATGTGGGATTCCACCTGGAGCCAAAAGGATTAGTTTTTGCACTCGGTGGTGATTATCCAACAAAACTAAATGTTGTGATGTGAGGCCACCCATCGAATGACCCACAAGACAAATATCTTTTAGCTCCAATTTCTGAAAACATTCGAGTAACAGATCAGCCCAAACATCGATTTGATAGAGATATTTTATTAATGGTAGTTTACTTTTTCCATATCCAGGTAAATCGAAAACATATAGTGGATAACCATCACTTAACAATTCTTTGACGACTCGGCGAAACCCGAAACTTTCATCGAGTAATCCATGTAAAAAAACAATTGGTTTTTGGTTGCCCTTTCCAAATTTCCAATAAAAAATTTTATGTCCTCCCATCGCAACGAAACAGGGTATCCCACCCATATTTTTCATTGATTTACGTCTCTGGGACTGATAGTTTCTAAAAAGGCTTCGGTAAAAATATTTAATCATAATGTTGAATTCAAAAATTGAAAGATTATCGCAGCTACTTTCCCATTCCCAGAATGGTTTGGTTTTCGTCGATCTTAAATCGAATCAAATTCTTTATCTAGATGAAATCACGAAGGAACGTTTGGACATTCAAAATCCAAATTCTTTGAAAATACAAAACCTCTTTTGTGACCATGAGCTGTTAATTTCGGAAATTCATACCCACCCGCAATCGAAAAGTGAATACAAATGGCTTCTAAAAAAACAAAATTCAGAAAGTATCGTTACCACTGTTCATTTTTCGTCCTTAACTGAATTTTTTGATTCTGATACAGAAATTTACGCCATATCAATCAATTGGACCCATGAGTTCACAAAGGAACAGTCTGAAGTCATCGACCATCTAGAAATTCCATTTTTCCAAACTGACTTAAATGGAAACTTAAAATATGCAAATCCAAAATTAATAGATTTTTTTCGTTTATCAGCAAATCAAATTCAATCTTATCATGTTTCAGATATTCTTCCGTTATCAGAAGAGTTTACCAAAGAACTACTAATTCAAAATATAAAAAAAATTTTTGAATTCAAATTGTACAATGGCGATTTGATTACCCTTCAATTACAAAGCTTTATCACAACAGAACAGGGAAAACCAAATGGTATTTCTGTTCTCTTACTTGATCTCTCTGAATTACAAAATGCCGAGCGAATTATAAAATATGGTGAGGATAAACTAAGAACATTTTTTGCAACTATGAACAATGGATTTGTCATTGTAAATCAAGATGCAAAAATAATTGAAATTGCTCCGATTTTTAAGTTTTTACTGTTTCAAGTTTTTGCCTTTGAAGTTGGCGAAGATATCTTTCATTTCTTTGATGAAAACATGAAATCAAAA
This genomic stretch from Leptospira meyeri harbors:
- a CDS encoding ferredoxin, giving the protein MADKSSKQPENVPGKYYVDQTCVPCNDCIKEAPSLMQYNADESHIFFKKQPTTPAEEKQAKAAMAMCPVDAIGDDGE
- a CDS encoding alpha/beta fold hydrolase; its protein translation is MIKYFYRSLFRNYQSQRRKSMKNMGGIPCFVAMGGHKIFYWKFGKGNQKPIVFLHGLLDESFGFRRVVKELLSDGYPLYVFDLPGYGKSKLPLIKYLYQIDVWADLLLECFQKLELKDICLVGHSMGGLTSQHLVLLDNHHRVQKLILLAPGGIPHPERERMRKILFPKTEKQVILLLRYLYGEEFPEPGYLFRHTLVTIWNEKPNEYLQENTLRREDEIFFDSKMKGIKIPTLILAGAEDEITPPFMMKKINSYIKKSKLVWIPKVRHAIHLEKPDVVAKNIRIFYNT